A DNA window from Ctenopharyngodon idella isolate HZGC_01 chromosome 10, HZGC01, whole genome shotgun sequence contains the following coding sequences:
- the asic1b gene encoding acid-sensing ion channel 1B isoform X6 yields MRIFTRYGKCYTFNSGQDGRPLLVTMKGGMGNGLELMLDIQQDEYLPVWGETDETSFEAGIKVQIHTQDEPPFIDQLGFGVAPGFQTFVSCQEQRLTYLPPPWGDCKSTPMDSEFFSTYSITACRIDCETRYLVENCNCRMVHMPGDAPYCTPEQYKECADPALDFLVERDNDYCVCETPCNMTRYGKELSFVKIPSKASAKYLAKKFNKSEQYIAENILVLDIFFEALNYETIEQKKAYELAGLLGDIGGQMGLFIGASILTVLELFDYLYEVIKFKLCRCAKKKHQRRDNNERGAVLSLDDVKRHAPCDNLRTPSTYPANMLPHHPGQGNFEDFTC; encoded by the exons ATCTTCACACGCTATGGAAAATGCTACACCTTCAACTCTGGACAGGACGGACGGCCACTGCTGGTGACTATGAAGGGAGGGATGGGAAATGGCCTGGAGCTGATGCTGGATATCCAGCAGGACGAGTACTTGCCCGTGTGGGGAGAGACTG atgAGACGTCGTTCGAGGCAGGAATCAAAGTCCAGATCCACACGCAGGATGAACCGCCTTTCATCGATCAGCTGGGATTCGGAGTGGCTCCAGGCTTCCAGACGTTCGTCTCCTGCCAAGAACAGCGG CTGACATATCTTCCTCCTCCATGGGGTGACTGCAAGTCGACACCCATGGACTCTGAATTCTTCAGCACATACAGTATCACCGCCTGCCGCATCGACTGCGAGACGCGCTATCTGGTGGAGAACTGCAACTGCCGCATGGTGCACATGCCcg GAGACGCTCCATATTGCACTCCGGAGCAGTATAAGGAATGTGCAGATCCAGCTCTAG ATTTTCTGGTGGAGAGAGACAATGACTACTGCGTGTGCGAGACGCCCTGCAACATGACACGCTATGGCAAAGAGCTGTCCTTCGTCAAGATCCCCAGCAAAGCCTCCGCCAAATACCTGGCCAAGAAGTTCAACAAGTCGGAGCAGTACATTGC AGAAAACATCCTAGTGTTGGACATCTTCTTCGAGGCCCTGAACTACGAGACCATCGAGCAGAAGAAAGCCTACGAGTTAGCTGGCCTTCTTG GTGACATTGGCGGACAGATGGGGCTGTTTATCGGGGCCAGTATCTTAACCGTCCTGGAGCTCTTTGACTATCTGTATGAG GTGATCAAGTTCAAACTGTGTCGCTGCGCCAAGAAGAAACACCAGCGGAGAGACAACAATGAGCGAGGAGCTGTTCTCAGCCTGGACGACGTGAAGCGTCAC